CAGAGATCGTCAGGCGGGTTCAGGAATCGACGAACTCGTCCGCCCTGTAACCCTGCACGTAGAGCAGCGCCGACAGGTCCGCATGGTCGATGCGGGCGTGGGCGGCCGCCGCGACGGCGGGCTTGGCGTGGAAGGCAACGCCGAGCCCGGCTTCTTCCAGCATGGCGAGGTCGTTGGCGCCATCGCCCACGGCCATCGTCTCATGCGGTGCCAAACCGAAGCGGGCCCGGAGCTCGACCAGGGTCGCGAGCTTCGCCTCTCGGCCGAGGATCGGCTCCTCGACTTGGCCTGCGAGTTTCTCGCCGTCCAGGATCAGGTGGTTGGAGCGGTGCTCGTTGAAGCCGATCTTGGCCGCGACCGGACCGGTGAACAGGGTGAAGCCGCCCGACACGAGGCAGGCATAGGCGCCGTTGGCGCGCATGGTCCGGACCAGGGCCAGCCCCCCGGGCGTCAGGGTGATACGCTTCTCGATGATCTCGTCGACCACGTTGACCGGCAGGTTCCGGAGCAGCGCCACGCGCTCGCGCAGGGCGGGCTCGAAGGCGATCTCGCCGCGCATGGCCCTTTCGGTGATCTCGGAGACCTCCCGTTTCAGGCCCACGTAATCGGCCAGCTCGTCGATGCATTCCTGGCCGATCATGGTGGAATCCATGTCCGCCAGGAACAGGCGCTTGCGGCGGCTGCCTAAGGGCTGCACGACGATGTCGATGGGCTGGCCGGCCAGAGCCTTGCGCAGAGCCGCCTCGACGGACTTGGGCTGAGCCGCCCCTGTGACGATCAGATCGGCGGCGATTCCCCTTGCCAGGACGGAGCGTTCCGTCTCATGTCCGAGCGACGTCGCGGCCATGGCCACGATCTCGTCCGTGAGAACCGGCCGAGACGGGGCGGCGATGAGGGTCGCGACGAGGGAATTTTGGGAAGACGCCATTGGGAGACCGGGCTGTGAAGGAGTTTGGGATCGGCGCGGTTCTCATCGCAGGGCCGACCGCATCAGGCAAGTCCGCATTGGGCATCAGACTGGCCCGGGACCTCGACGGTGTCGTGATCAATGCCGATTCCATGCAGGTCTACCGGGACCTGCGGGTCATCACGGCCCGTCCCACGCCCGAGGAGGAGGGTGAGGCTCCCCATCGGCTCTACGGCCATGTGGATGCCGCCGTGAACTTCTCCGTGGGGCGCTATGTGGCCGATGCGGTCGAGATTTTGCGGGAGCTTCAAGGCCGGAAGCTGCCGATCTTCGTGGGCGGGACCGGGCTCTACTTCAAGGCCCTGACGGAAGGCCTGTCCGACATGCCTTCCGTTCCGGACGAGGTGCGCGAGCAGGTGCGCCGGGACAGCGAAGGACTGGAAACGCCGGAGCTCCATCGCCTCCTGTCAGAGCGCGATCCCGAAACGGCCCGGACCCTGCGCCCCTCCGACCGCCTGCGGGTTCAGCGGGCGCTCGAGATCTTCGCGGCGACCGGCCAGCCGCTCGTTTCCTTCCATGGCGTCCGCCAGCCGGGTCCATTGGCCGATGTGCCCGTCATCAAGCTCTTTCTCGCGCCCGACCGGGATGAGCTGCGCCGGCGGATCGATGCCCGGTTCCTCGCCATGATGGACCGGGGCGCCCTCGACGAGGTGAGGGCCCTTGGCGAGCGGAACCTCGATCCCATGCTCCCGGCCATGCGGGCCCACGGCGTTCCCGGCCTTCTGGCCTACCTGCGGGGCGAGATCCCGCTCGACGAGGCCATCGTCAAGGGGCAGGGCGACACGCGGCGTTATGCCAAGCGCCAGTTCACATGGTTTCGCCACCAGTTGCCCGACTGGCAATGGGTCGCGCCGGAACAGGGCTTCGAGGCCGCCATGGAGCGCCTCAATGCCCCGGCGCTCCCGTCCACATCTGGTAGAAGGTGATGAAGATCTCGAACATGATCAGCAGGACGATGATCAGTTCGAGTCGCTGGGACCGTTCTGTGTCGATGATGTCGGTGAGAGCCTGGGCCGTATCGCCCAGCACCTCGAGCTTGCGGTGGAGGGCCGTGGCCCGCTCCTTCAGCTCATATTCGTCCTCCAGGCGGGCATAGAGGCGTTCCAGGTCCGGGCGGTCCCAAAGGACGTCCGGTTTCTCCTCCACGGCGACGCCGCCCGACATGCGCTGGCGGACCAGGAGGGCCTGGCCGACCTGCTTGAGGATTCGGCGGCGATCCCTTGGGCGCCGGCCATTGGCGGCGAGATGCTGCACGGACGGCTCCACCAGCTCGAAGGCTGCAGAGGCCTCTCGCTCGTCGCGCGCGAGGGTTGCGCTCTTGGACAGGGCATCGGCGATGACGATCAGGCGCTCGGTCGAGAGCTGCTTGATGAAGATCGGCCCCCCCGGCGGGATCTGGTCGTCCCGGTCCGGCGAGATCTCAATGATCGCCGTCTCCTCCTCGTGCCGGGCGAACTCGCCCCGGATTCGCTGGCGCAGACCGCGGATGACCTCGTCCTCTTCGAGCGGGGTGAGCCCCACCAGAACGGCGACGCCGTAACGGAAGAGGGCGACGAATCCGTCCTGGCCGGCCCGGAAGGCGAGGGGTGTCGTGGACAGCACGTCGCTGCGTTCCAGTCCCGCCACGTCGAGCCGGTCGCCGAGGAGCAGGGCTCGGGCGGTGAGGCGCATGTTCTGCATGGGCGCGCCTGTGGAGGCGATGGTATCGGTCATGGTCATACGACTAAAATAGCAGTTTAAAATAGAAGCTGGGCAGATTTCAGCCAAGTTGATCCTGCTTGACCGAGTGAAATGGATCGTCTAGCGTCGACGCAACTTTTGAACCGAGAGC
This region of Microvirga mediterraneensis genomic DNA includes:
- the serB gene encoding phosphoserine phosphatase SerB gives rise to the protein MASSQNSLVATLIAAPSRPVLTDEIVAMAATSLGHETERSVLARGIAADLIVTGAAQPKSVEAALRKALAGQPIDIVVQPLGSRRKRLFLADMDSTMIGQECIDELADYVGLKREVSEITERAMRGEIAFEPALRERVALLRNLPVNVVDEIIEKRITLTPGGLALVRTMRANGAYACLVSGGFTLFTGPVAAKIGFNEHRSNHLILDGEKLAGQVEEPILGREAKLATLVELRARFGLAPHETMAVGDGANDLAMLEEAGLGVAFHAKPAVAAAAHARIDHADLSALLYVQGYRADEFVDS
- the miaA gene encoding tRNA (adenosine(37)-N6)-dimethylallyltransferase MiaA: MKEFGIGAVLIAGPTASGKSALGIRLARDLDGVVINADSMQVYRDLRVITARPTPEEEGEAPHRLYGHVDAAVNFSVGRYVADAVEILRELQGRKLPIFVGGTGLYFKALTEGLSDMPSVPDEVREQVRRDSEGLETPELHRLLSERDPETARTLRPSDRLRVQRALEIFAATGQPLVSFHGVRQPGPLADVPVIKLFLAPDRDELRRRIDARFLAMMDRGALDEVRALGERNLDPMLPAMRAHGVPGLLAYLRGEIPLDEAIVKGQGDTRRYAKRQFTWFRHQLPDWQWVAPEQGFEAAMERLNAPALPSTSGRR
- a CDS encoding RMD1 family protein; this translates as MTDTIASTGAPMQNMRLTARALLLGDRLDVAGLERSDVLSTTPLAFRAGQDGFVALFRYGVAVLVGLTPLEEDEVIRGLRQRIRGEFARHEEETAIIEISPDRDDQIPPGGPIFIKQLSTERLIVIADALSKSATLARDEREASAAFELVEPSVQHLAANGRRPRDRRRILKQVGQALLVRQRMSGGVAVEEKPDVLWDRPDLERLYARLEDEYELKERATALHRKLEVLGDTAQALTDIIDTERSQRLELIIVLLIMFEIFITFYQMWTGAPGH